Proteins encoded by one window of Octopus bimaculoides isolate UCB-OBI-ISO-001 chromosome 4, ASM119413v2, whole genome shotgun sequence:
- the LOC106884256 gene encoding rho GTPase-activating protein 18 isoform X1: MEGSVLPNSLLLKSHEAGGDVVDMDTYWKEFQDIRQSKESIGTEDSEDDLSKTPDEGEIEAEQLTKIGLGPMISHFTAATSSETVDLKHDEEAELVLSSLTIQQRDTVQRWVDTLSRKKAAKTHVKYIFPNSMPPGQSPPSSPTDQPGGLHGFATGNRNNNSVLDSSKQRPDNRHRYFHRKYVYSMDGNPDDFEIANGAATGIEMLSINPKQTWNKWAGNHVIGKVNSLAFIPEHDNIWFMEDKSSTQALDPDSEVKLTNFILENRDEGHTTLSDLSSGDLSRLQCLAVIELSMLFEHYGIQDCQRKGKKTTRAGNKQTHHKKPITQSGEKRTIDLIAVHPATMLSPCPEIPDHGVFGVALQTQLENDQKRYPHLTVPLFFQQLIDFLTIYGVHVEGILRIPGATSRIKILRNDLEEQFYQGRFDWRNMLPNDASALLKQFLRDLPDPLLTNKYRESFVNVQFIPNLRDQLKALNLLLMVLPDAHRNSLMILLRFLKKVIYYQNENKMTLSNVAMIMAPNLFLSSSSKKLKNFKDWEISIAVPAYIIKLMVNYIDILWTIPPSMIQQLRRRYELEITRKSWKLKIPGKKEPVKKTHLFESPDQLDMIDIQVPHLSKSTRIQLFDALTVEDILFHVQKMEHHFNENKSDSYQKWQNQPHHSHHHHYHHQQQQLPQLYLYEVGGNIGERCLKSNALVTAIHRINPGAEWVIKKR; this comes from the exons ATGGAAGGAAGCGTGTTGCCTAATTCACTGCTGCTGAAGTCTCATGAAGCCGGTGGTGACGTGGTCGATATGGACACTTATTGGAAAGAGTTCCAAGATATACGACAAAGCAAGGAATCAATCGGTACAGAAGACAGCGAAGATGACTtatccaagacacctgatg aAGGAGAAATAGAAGCAGAACAGTTAACCAAAATCGGACTTGGACCTATGATATCTCATTTTACTG cCGCTACAAGTTCAGAAACGGTTGATTTAAAACACGATGAAGAAGCTGAACTTGTGCTTTCCTCCCTTACCATACAACAGAGAGACACTGTCCAGCGATGGGTTGACACACTGAGTAGAAAAAAAGCTGCAAAAACACACGTAAAATACATTTTCCCTAATAGT ATGCCCCCAGGTCAATCTCCCCCAAGTAGTCCTACTGACCAACCTGGAGGTCTTCATGGTTTTGCTACGGGGAATCGCAACAATAATTCAGTCCTAGATTCATCGAAGCAGCGCCCTGATAACCGACACCGTTATTTCCACAGGAAATACGTTTATTCCATGGATGGAAACCCAGATGATTTCGAAATTGCAAATGGTGCAG CTACAGGAATTGAGATGTTGAGCATCAATCCAAAACAAACGTGGAATAAATGGGCAGGGAATCACGTCATTGGTAAAGTCAATTCTTTGGCCTTTATTCCAGAGCATGATAACATTTGGTTTATGGAAGACAAATCTTCAACACAAGCTTTG GATCCTGATTCGGAAGTTAAGTTAACC AACTTTATACTAGAGAATCGTGATGAAGGTCATACCACTCTGAGTGACCTCAGCTCTGGTGATCTTTCAAGATTGCAATGTCTAGCTGTCATCGAATTGTCCATGTTGTTTGAACATTATGGCATCCAGGATTGtcagagaaaagggaaaaaaacaacacGAG CTGGAAATAAACAGACCCATCATAAAAAACCCATCACGCAAAGTGGGGAAAAGCGTACAATTGACCTCATTGCTGTACACCCAGCAACAATGCTGTCACCTTGTCCAGAAATACCAG ATCATGGAGTGTTTGGTGTTGCTTTGCAAACACAGTTGGAAAATGACCAGAAGCGATATCCACACTTAACAGTGCCTCTATTCTTCCAGCAG ttGATAGATTTTCTAACAATCTATGGTGTCCATGTTGAAGGAATCCTTAGAATACCAGGAGCTACCAGCAGAATTAag ATTCTTCGGAATGACTTGGAAGAACAGTTCTATCAAGGCAGATTTGACTGGAGGAATATGTTACCAAATGATGCTTCTGCTCTCCTGAAACAGTTTCTTCGAGATTTACCAGATCCTCTCCTCACAAACAAATACCGGGAATCTTTTGTTAATGTACAAT tcatcCCTAACCTTCGGGATCAACTGAAAGCATTGAATCTCCTGCTCATGGTTTTACCTGATGCTCACAGAAACTCACTTATG ATTTTATTAAGATTCCTGAAGAAAGTCATCTATtaccaaaatgaaaacaaaatgacttTGTCAAATGTTGCAATGATTATGGCACcaaatctcttcctctcttcatcatcaaaaaaattaaagaatttcaaaGACTGGGAAATTTCTATAGCTGTGCCTGCCTACATTATCAAATTGATggtcaattatattgatattttatggACA ATCCCTCCATCAATGATCCAGCAATTGAGACGCCGCTATGAATTGGAAATAACCAGAAAATCTTGG aAATTAAAAATTCCTGGCAAGAAAGAACCAGTGAAAAAAACTCATTTGTTTGAG tcACCTGACCAATTAGATATGATTGACATTCAAGTGCCTCATTTATCAAAATCAACAAGAATACAACTCTTTGATGCTTTGACTGTGGAAGATATTCTATTCCATGTGCAGAAAATGGAACATCATTTTAATGAGAACAAAAG tgATTCTTAccaaaaatggcaaaaccagcctcaccacagtcatcatcatcattatcaccatcagcaacagcagctacCTCAACTTTACCTTTATGAAGTTGGCGGTAACATTG GAGAGCGATGCCTTAAATCTAATGCCTTAGTAACAGCAATACACCGAATAAACCCTGGTGCCGAATGGGtgataaaaaaaagatga
- the LOC106884256 gene encoding rho GTPase-activating protein 18 isoform X2, producing MEGSVLPNSLLLKSHEAGGDVVDMDTYWKEFQDIRQSKESIGTEDSEDDLSKTPDEGEIEAEQLTKIGLGPMISHFTAATSSETVDLKHDEEAELVLSSLTIQQRDTVQRWVDTLSRKKAAKTHVKYIFPNSMPPGQSPPSSPTDQPGGLHGFATGNRNNNSVLDSSKQRPDNRHRYFHRKYVYSMDGNPDDFEIANGAATGIEMLSINPKQTWNKWAGNHVIGKVNSLAFIPEHDNIWFMEDKSSTQALDPDSEVKLTNFILENRDEGHTTLSDLSSGDLSRLQCLAVIELSMLFEHYGIQDCQRKGKKTTRDHGVFGVALQTQLENDQKRYPHLTVPLFFQQLIDFLTIYGVHVEGILRIPGATSRIKILRNDLEEQFYQGRFDWRNMLPNDASALLKQFLRDLPDPLLTNKYRESFVNVQFIPNLRDQLKALNLLLMVLPDAHRNSLMILLRFLKKVIYYQNENKMTLSNVAMIMAPNLFLSSSSKKLKNFKDWEISIAVPAYIIKLMVNYIDILWTIPPSMIQQLRRRYELEITRKSWKLKIPGKKEPVKKTHLFESPDQLDMIDIQVPHLSKSTRIQLFDALTVEDILFHVQKMEHHFNENKSDSYQKWQNQPHHSHHHHYHHQQQQLPQLYLYEVGGNIGERCLKSNALVTAIHRINPGAEWVIKKR from the exons ATGGAAGGAAGCGTGTTGCCTAATTCACTGCTGCTGAAGTCTCATGAAGCCGGTGGTGACGTGGTCGATATGGACACTTATTGGAAAGAGTTCCAAGATATACGACAAAGCAAGGAATCAATCGGTACAGAAGACAGCGAAGATGACTtatccaagacacctgatg aAGGAGAAATAGAAGCAGAACAGTTAACCAAAATCGGACTTGGACCTATGATATCTCATTTTACTG cCGCTACAAGTTCAGAAACGGTTGATTTAAAACACGATGAAGAAGCTGAACTTGTGCTTTCCTCCCTTACCATACAACAGAGAGACACTGTCCAGCGATGGGTTGACACACTGAGTAGAAAAAAAGCTGCAAAAACACACGTAAAATACATTTTCCCTAATAGT ATGCCCCCAGGTCAATCTCCCCCAAGTAGTCCTACTGACCAACCTGGAGGTCTTCATGGTTTTGCTACGGGGAATCGCAACAATAATTCAGTCCTAGATTCATCGAAGCAGCGCCCTGATAACCGACACCGTTATTTCCACAGGAAATACGTTTATTCCATGGATGGAAACCCAGATGATTTCGAAATTGCAAATGGTGCAG CTACAGGAATTGAGATGTTGAGCATCAATCCAAAACAAACGTGGAATAAATGGGCAGGGAATCACGTCATTGGTAAAGTCAATTCTTTGGCCTTTATTCCAGAGCATGATAACATTTGGTTTATGGAAGACAAATCTTCAACACAAGCTTTG GATCCTGATTCGGAAGTTAAGTTAACC AACTTTATACTAGAGAATCGTGATGAAGGTCATACCACTCTGAGTGACCTCAGCTCTGGTGATCTTTCAAGATTGCAATGTCTAGCTGTCATCGAATTGTCCATGTTGTTTGAACATTATGGCATCCAGGATTGtcagagaaaagggaaaaaaacaacacGAG ATCATGGAGTGTTTGGTGTTGCTTTGCAAACACAGTTGGAAAATGACCAGAAGCGATATCCACACTTAACAGTGCCTCTATTCTTCCAGCAG ttGATAGATTTTCTAACAATCTATGGTGTCCATGTTGAAGGAATCCTTAGAATACCAGGAGCTACCAGCAGAATTAag ATTCTTCGGAATGACTTGGAAGAACAGTTCTATCAAGGCAGATTTGACTGGAGGAATATGTTACCAAATGATGCTTCTGCTCTCCTGAAACAGTTTCTTCGAGATTTACCAGATCCTCTCCTCACAAACAAATACCGGGAATCTTTTGTTAATGTACAAT tcatcCCTAACCTTCGGGATCAACTGAAAGCATTGAATCTCCTGCTCATGGTTTTACCTGATGCTCACAGAAACTCACTTATG ATTTTATTAAGATTCCTGAAGAAAGTCATCTATtaccaaaatgaaaacaaaatgacttTGTCAAATGTTGCAATGATTATGGCACcaaatctcttcctctcttcatcatcaaaaaaattaaagaatttcaaaGACTGGGAAATTTCTATAGCTGTGCCTGCCTACATTATCAAATTGATggtcaattatattgatattttatggACA ATCCCTCCATCAATGATCCAGCAATTGAGACGCCGCTATGAATTGGAAATAACCAGAAAATCTTGG aAATTAAAAATTCCTGGCAAGAAAGAACCAGTGAAAAAAACTCATTTGTTTGAG tcACCTGACCAATTAGATATGATTGACATTCAAGTGCCTCATTTATCAAAATCAACAAGAATACAACTCTTTGATGCTTTGACTGTGGAAGATATTCTATTCCATGTGCAGAAAATGGAACATCATTTTAATGAGAACAAAAG tgATTCTTAccaaaaatggcaaaaccagcctcaccacagtcatcatcatcattatcaccatcagcaacagcagctacCTCAACTTTACCTTTATGAAGTTGGCGGTAACATTG GAGAGCGATGCCTTAAATCTAATGCCTTAGTAACAGCAATACACCGAATAAACCCTGGTGCCGAATGGGtgataaaaaaaagatga